One Papio anubis isolate 15944 chromosome 18, Panubis1.0, whole genome shotgun sequence genomic window, ttgtttcctttgttcatttttcttttaagttatttgtCTTTGTCTTCTTGATTTGTGGAAGGTCTTTATTCTGGATAGTAATCctttttgtcatttaaatataGGTATTTTCAATCAATATGTTACTTGTTTTTTTAACTTATCTTTCATTGCATAGAagtctttaatttttatgaggTTAGGTTTGTCACTCTTGTCCTTTATTAAGACTTTTAGGTTTTGTGTCTTTCATAGGAAGgccttcctcattttaaaattagaaaatattctggccaggcatggtggctgattgctgtaatcccagcctttgggaggctgaggcaggtggatcacctgaggttaggagttctagaccggcctggccaacatgatgaaaccccgtctctactaaaaatacaaaaaattagctgggcatggtggtgggtgcctgtaatcccagctactctcaaggctgaggcaggagaatcacttaaacctaggaggtggaggttgcagtgagccaagatcgcgccactgcgctccagcctgggcaaaaacaagagtgaaactctgtctcaaaaataataaaataaaacggctgggcgtggtggctcatgcctgtaatcccagcactttgggaggccgaagcgggcggatcatgaggtcaggagatcgagactatcctggctaacatggtgaaaccctgtctctactaaaaaatacaaaaaattagccgggtgtggtggcgggcgcctgtagtcccagctactcgggaggctgaggcaggagaatggcgtgaacccgggaggcggagcttgcagtgagcggaaatcgtgccactgcactccagcctgagggacagagcaagactccatctcaaaattaataataataataataaaataaaatatactgtattttcttttaatacttaagttttttttttagtttgtataGTTCTTTAATACATCTGcactttattttatgttataggATAACAGTTTGACGCTATGTTTTTTTCTACATGGAAATTTTCCCAAGGCCATTTACTGAGGCCATCCTTTCCCCACTAATTTAAAATAGGGTGAGAACCTTTCAATGGATTTTGGTACCaagtgagaaactgctttcttaaAAAGGATGAGCTAGTTTATGCAAACTGACATGGGCAATGTGTATCTGCccatttcactgcagccttgcgAGTATTGGTATGGTTGTTGTATTGAttgtaatttaaattaatttaaattacaacttaatttgtgtttatattgatacaaagttattttcatttctcagtgATATAAATAATGGTATATGGAATAGTTCATTGAATAGAATCAATGCCAAAACACCTGGTATTAAAGaaagccttaaaaaataaatagggccaggcatggtggttcatgcctggaatcccgACATTTTAGGAGGTCAAGATAGCAGGatgacttaagcccaggagtttgagtctagcccGGGCAAtacagtgataccctgtctctacaaaaaaattttaaaattagccaggcgggtggcgcatgcttgtagtcccacctactcgggagactgaggtgggaggatcacttgagcccaggaggttgaggctccagtgagctgggatcgtgccactgcactccaacctgcacgacaaagtgagaccccatctcagaaaaataaagaaagaaataaaagaatagaagTGTGAAGACAGAGGCTCCCGCGTCACCCctcattttcttccatcttttgtGCCTTTCACAGGATCTTATGCAGGACAACTGGTCCTTATCACAGCCAGGGTGACCACAGAAAGGACTGCAGGAACCTGCCTGTATTTTAGTGCTGTTCCAGGAATCCTACCCTCCAGTCAGCCACCCATATCCTGCTCAGAGGAGGGGGCTGGAAATGCCACCCTGAGCCCTAGAATGGGTGAGGAGTGCGTTAGTGTCTGGAGCCACGAAGGCCTTGTGCTGACCAAGCTGCTGACCTCGGTAAGAGCCTCGGATGGGTCGCCAGGGTTTTGTGGACTGCCTGCTGACTGCTGTATCTTGAAGGCCCCTGGAAACAATTCTACGTTGTAGAAAAAGCACAGGTTTTATAACCCTGCCTTGGGGCCTGTGTGACTTAGAACAAGTGTCTAAACATCTCTGAGtgtcagcttcctcatctgtaaaacagaaaacatgaCCCTATCTCTTAATTCCACcaaataaggattaaatgagaatgaCTGTGAAGTGCCCAGCACAATGCCTAGGACATAGAGATTTGATAAGTGACAGCTATTATTGTTTACTATTGTCTTTAAAACATTCTCTCTACCTCAAAGGAGTTCAGAAGCTGTAATAAGAGGCAAATGGGCTAATTGCTATTAGAAAGATGTGAGCAAAGTGTTATGCAAACACAGAATAAGGAGCCATTAACCCTAACTTGAACATTTGTGGAGAGTGCTTCACACAGAAGGTGGCATTTACCAAAGAGCATTGTGTACAGCAGTTTATAATGCACAAAGTGCTCTTAGggttcattaattcatttgatcTTAAAATAGCCTTTTGAGGTAGGTGTTattatcccattttgcagatgaggaaacaggtttaGAGAGAGGGAGTGAATTGCCAAAGGCCACACAACTggttaagtggcagagccaggattgcAACCCACACCTTCCGTCAGGTCAGGATGATCCTTGaagatccgtctcaaaaaaaaaaaaaaaaaaaaaaagaaaaaaacccatgaGGAACGTAACCTGGGACTTGGAATCAGAGATCTGGTTTCTAGATCTAGCACtgcttgcactttttttttttttttgagatggagtctcgctctgtcacccaggctgaagtgcagtggtgcaatcttggctcaccgcaagctctgcctcccaggttcatgccattctcctgcctcctccttccaagtagctggaactacaggcgcccaccaccacacccagctaattttttgtatttttagtagagacggggtttcaccatgttagccaggatggtctcgacctcctgacctcatgatccaccctcctcagccttccaaaatgctgagattacaggtgtgagccaccacgcccggccgcttACACATCTTTAAAATGTGGATCATAATGAAGTTTCCTATCTCTTGGAGTCATGATGGGGTTCAGGTTGATAGCTGGGCAAGAAAGTAGTTTTCAAACCATCAAGACAAATgttcgagcctgggcaacatggcgaaaccctatctctacaaaaaatacaaaaaaattagctgggcatggtggcacatacctgtggtcccggctactcaggaggctgaggtgggaagatcactggagcccaggaggtggaggttgcagtgagccgagatcgcaccactgtactctagcctgggtgacagagtgagaccctgtttaaataaataaataaatgtcaacttacatgaaaataacattggccgggcgcggtggctcaagcctgtaatcccagcactttgggaggccgagacgggtggatcacgaggtcaggagatcgagaccatcctggctaacacggtgaaaccccgtctctactaagaaatacaaaaaactagccgggcgaggtggcgggcgcctgtagtcccagctactcgggaggctgaggcaggagaatggcgtgaacccgggaggcggagcttgcagtgaactgagatccggccactgcactccagcctgggctacagagcgagactccgtctcaaaaaaaaaaagaaaataacattttccctTTAGTTGCTCCCTAGATGTGGAGAGCCCTCTCCCTCATGGAGGCTCCCTCTATAGCCCTTGGGCTGGATTAAgatctccttctcctcccctccctgtaCCCCTCCGTAGGAGGAGCTGGCTCTGTGTGGCTCCAGGCTGCTGGTCTTGGGCTCCTTCCTGCTTCTCTTCTGTGGCCTTCTGTGCTGTGTCACTGCTATGTGCTTCCACCCGCGCCGGGAGTCCCACTGGTCTAGAACCCGGCTCTGAGGGCACTGGCCTAGTTCCCGACTTGTTTCTCAGGTGAGGTTCTTTGCTCCAGTCCTGCGGGAGCAgggaatggggtgggggtggaggttgtaACTGGGGTAGAGCAGATCTTTGGACTTTTCCTCAAAGACTGCTGCTTCTGAGTCCCCGAGAACCTCTTCAACCACAGCTTTCCCTTAGGGACTGGGAACAATTTGACACTGTGAGCattcaatatttttctaattactttaacttttttactataaaatatttaacacttaTGTAGAAAAGTCCAATACCATAAAAGGACAGCTTGGCAAATTATTATAAAGTGGATACTTATAAATACCACTGAGGAAAGGAATAGAATATTACCAGCAGTCCACAAACCCCCATGGTCCCTTCCTTCCTGACTATGCCCTCCCTCTCCCTAGAAATAACTACTGTCCTGCTTTATAATTTATTGCCAAGTATGTATTCCTAAATAATATAGTTTGGGTTTACTTATTTTTGAACCTATGTAGACAGAATCATACACATTCTTTTGTGGCTGACTTCTTTCAAGCAACATTGTGATTTTAAGACTCACCCATAACTAGTTCGCATCCAAGCATTTGGGTAACAATGGTGAGTTAAGAGGGTTCACATTTGATGATTCGTCCTGGATATGAACCATGTTTGTCTTGCTTTTGTCCTGAAATTCCGATACCCAGTTTTATGatgaaaattttgtaaaattcaaCTTGAACTGCTCAGAAGAGTCTAATTGATGATACCCATTTACTGGGGACATAGTATGTGCCCAAGAACTTGACATGCACCTTCTCTCTTCCATTTAGTCATCGTTACCTTTAGAAAAAGCTGATTCTGTTAACAAGATCTTTGGAGGGAATCAGCTTCACAAACGTAGCGGTGGGTGGGGGTCATTAGGTTCACATGTCAGCCCActaagggaaaaaatatttctgcaaaaaatcTTCACTTGTCAGAGGGAGGGTGCATGTAATCTGAGAGCCATGTTTTATGCATCCAGCTCTTGAACTGGTCTCAGCTTCAGCTGGCTGCGGTCACCTAGGAAGTTACTATGGGAAAAGTGGAAATAGTTCAGGCTCAGGAAACTGATTGGGCCAGAGGAACTGGAAGCTCAAGATCAACTCTGCTTATTTTGCTGATGGCTGGACCTAAATGCCCCAGCCACCTACTTGGGACAGGAAATGACAGGACCCTCTCAACCTTGGACTGGGAAAGGAGGGCTTCCTGCCCCTGGCAGACCCTGGGGTCCTGAGGCTACCTTAGTTGGGATCAAATGCCTGTATTGGTCTCTAGCTGTCACTCCCTCTCCTCGTTCCTCAATTTCTGCACACATCTCAGAGCTTCCTCTAGCAGCTCTCCGacctgttttgttgttttcttttctttctcctcaggTGTGAATCAACTTCTTGGGCCTTGGCTCTGAGTTGGAAAAGGTTTTAGAAAAAGCGAAGAGCTGGAATGTGGgggaaaataaaaagctttttgcCCAGTGGCGTGTATGGTATTTATTGGGGGTTGGATTGAGGTGCGGATTTTAGGGTAGGCAGGCTTACAAGTTTTGGGGACTCTTTTCTGTTGACTCTTTAGTTTGGACACAGGTTGCCATAGGGCATAAGTTACTTGAGCTCTCCCCATGGTTAACTTGGCTTTGGTAAACACCTGTCTTGTTTTCTTCTACgaaataaaatggatataattaCAGTTAGTTGGGCGGGTGGGGTGTCAGGTCATGGAAATGCTGTGACATAAATGCACCGTGACCTTGGCAAGTCTTGCAACCTGCAGCGCCTCAATTTCCGTAAGAGATTTGACCTATTGCGTTTTCCCAGCATCAACGCGCAAAGATTCCTCGCACTTGGGGGCCCTCGTCCAGGCTAGATGGTTGCTAACCTCGGAGCAGTCTATTTTCCCGCTTTTTCCGCGCCCAGCAGCATCTTCCCTTGCCCCTCCCAACTTCCACCCTGCGCGCAGGCGCAGATCGCCGCTGCTGTCCGTCCACCCGCGCCCCCTCAAAGCTTCCCCTAGCAACAACCTCGGGCTGAGAGCAAAGGCGGGGCGAACGCATGCGCTGCAGCTCTGTCCACCGCCAGTCGTGGGACAGAGTGCCGGGCTCCTCCCCTTGCAAGCCTAGCCCTTCTCCCCGCCTCCTCCGGCCCGGGGTCCGCGTGGCGGGGCGCGCGCGCACTGGGGCTCGGCGGCTGCTGGTCTCCCAGGCCGCGGCAGTGAGAGGAGAGGGCGGGGCTGAGTCCTTCGCTGCCCCGCCCCCTTTGGCCCGGCGTCCCTACCGCGCCTGCGCGCTCCCGCCCGGTCTCCATCTTGGAattgggaggaagagggagagggagaccgGGACGAGACCTGGGCTGTGGTGCGGAGAGAGGCTGAGACGGAgaagaggagaggcagagagggcGCGGGGACCGTCAGCAGCGCCTTAGCTATAATCTTTCAGCTATTCTcggaagagagaagggagagagaggaggccGGGGCGGGAGTGGGGGCTGTCACCCTCGGACCCCGGCGTGAGAGGGGCCGTGCGGCCGGACGTCCTCGGGGTGGGCCCCCAGTCGGTGGCCGAAGACCTAGGGCTCAGGCTCCTGGGTCCCAAATTTCCAGGCTTTGCCCTTCGCTTCTCAGATACCCGGGTATCAGTTCTCATAGTCCAGATATCCGGGACTCGGGTCCCAATCTCTCTAAACCTGGGTCTCTGTTTCATAGAATTTCAAATATCGGGTTCAGGCCCCTGCGTGCACCAGTATCCGGGGTTCATTCCCCAGGCGTTCAAATATCGGATTCAGTCTCCATCCCGTTCAAATATTCGGGGTTCAGACCCCGCAATCAGAAATCCGGAATTCGGCAGCTGTCGCCCTCGAGGAGGGGGAGGACTGGACCGCGAGGTCAGATTAGGTTGTCACCCCCTCCCCTCCAGGGGAGGCTTCCCGGGCCCGCCCCTCAGGAAGGGCGAAAGCCGAGGAAGAGGTGGCAAGGGGAAAGGTCTCCTTGCCCCTCTCCCTACTTGGCAGAGCCGCTGGAGGACCCCAGGCGGAAGCGGAGGCGCTGGGGCACCATAGTGACCCCTACCAGGTGAGACACGGGGTGCAGGGGCGCGGGTCCCTGTGTCTAGCTCTGAGAAGAAAGGGTGCGCCTTTCTGAGAAGCTGGACTTGGGTAGGCCCTCTCCTCAGGATGGGGAAGCCCAGCTCAGCCAGTGGTCAGCCTCTGGCTAGCCTTGCCTTCTGTTGccacccccttccccttcctcttcccttcattGTGTCTGGTTGGTGGGGGACCTCAGGTGACAGGGTCTCTGATGTCACCGGGGTTCACACCCTAGGGCGCTTCAGCTAATCAGATGGATTTACACTTCAGTCTTCTCGCCTTCACTTTGCCCCTCACAGCCGCCTCTCCTCCCTGATATGCCCCTTTCTCCTACCTATTCTGCGGTGTTGAATCCCATGCCTCTGATTCCCCTGGTGGGTCTGCTTATCTGCTTTTCAGGCCTGGTCTGGTTGGATTTCTTGTCCTTGCAAggaagtgtgtgtatatatgtgtgtgtgtgtgtgtatgcttgtgtgtgtgcttgGAGGTGCCTGGCAATGTTTTCCCCCAGCTGCAGTTCCCTTCCAATCTCTTGCTCTGTTGGTATCAATAATCTCATCTATTTGTCAAACGATCTTTTACAAAGTGCTTTGACAGCCATTCTCTCATGTGACATCCCCGCATTCACCGTGTGGCGGCCTCTTTTATTGgcatcttcccattttacagttgagaacattgaggcccagagaggttgcccaaggtcacacagtggcaaaaccagaatttgaactcaaGTCCTCAATCACATCTTTCCCTGATGCATGCCTGTCTCTTGCCATCTCTTTTCCTCTGAGTTTGGGCTCGGCCAGGGGTCCCCAGGAGACCAGGCTGGGATGGGGTTTAAGAATGGGGGTGAGATGAGCTTCCTTTCCAGGAGGGCTCTACTCAGAAGCTTTTCCTGATGGGAGACTCTGGTTTTTGCCACTGCCTCATGGACTTTTCATCCACTGTGACCTTCATCTTTACCCTGATCCCAGGGTTTGGCCTGGATTCCTGAGAGGGCTGGCTCCTGACAAATGGTAGCACTACTGGCATCTTTTAACTGTTCAAGCCAAGCTGTTGGGGTAGAATGATCCCCCAAAGGATTAAAGCTTTGTGGGGACCTtggaggcaggaaaggaaaaATCCATATGCTGAGTGTCTGCATGGTGTTCCTAAGTATGAGATCTCATTAAAATCTTACAATAGCTCCATGCTGTAATCCATTTCACTGAAGAGAAGACCAAGAACTAGAAGGAACTTATTCAAAGCCCTGTTGCTGTACATTGCAGATGGGATGTACTGGTAGCATAGCTTAGGAACAGATAGATAcgggtttcctcatctgtagaatggaggTAACGTTGTCCATTTTGGAAGGTGGTTATGATTTAGCACTGACCTTTGTTATTGTTCAAGTGTTTGTTGTTATTATGGGGAAGGGGACCTGCATGATGTTTTGCCAGTGGGTGGCACCCCTTCCATGTGGCCTTGGGTCCTAGGTTAGCATTCTGGGGCCCTGTATTGGTAAAGAGGTCAGGAAGATTCCTTTGGCAAGTTGAGAGCACCTGcctttgtgtgtgggtgtgtggtgctGGTGAGGGGTGCTTGGCACTATTgctggcagaagagagaaaagggccTTACTTTGAGCAACCTGGGAGCTGCTGAGGGCTGAGCAGAGAGCAATCAATCAGTCTCCCAGGCTATTCTGAGCCCTCTGCACCCTGGGGGCCCACTGGAGAGTCAGGCTCCCTCCTTGCCCTCCAGCTTCCAGTTGGACTGAGGAGACAAAATTAACGACACAACAGGAAACAATGCATGACAGAATAAATTACATGCTAAAATTGTTAGGCGCTTTTAAGTAGCTAGAACTCTGCTCCAGGAGTCCAGCTCTGCTGAAGGCCCCTTTGTGCCCAAATTCTGACAAATGCTTAGGCTGGATGGAGCCTGTTTGGAATCTCCTTGAGGGTTTTGGTTCTGGTATCCTGCAGGAACTTTCTCTGGGTGTTTGGCTGGGTGCCCTAGGCACTCTTCCCAATGGCTGGAGTGGTCAGGACAGGCTTCCTGCAAGAGGGGAGCTGAACTTGGAGTGACAAGTGAGAGAGTAATGGGCAGGCCTAACCAGGGAGCAGAAGGTTCTGTTTTCTGACCTTGGAGAAGTCCtttttctttgtgcctcagtgaTCTCTCCTAGGAAATGGTGATCATGATTCTGCCCTGTCTGTTTTGAAGGGCTCTGAAATCATAATGATGGAGGACCAGCTTTGGACAAGGCACTTAACCTTGCTGTgcctgtttctttatctgtaatataGGGGAAATCATAATACTTGCTTCATAAGGTTGTGGTGAGGACTGAATAAGAGATAAGGTGCATgtaaggtgctcaataaatgttatttgtacCCTGCAAATGTCCTGTACCTCTGTGTGATGCTTATGCAATTGGACAGGACAAGTAAGGTGGCCCAGACCACAGAGAGGCCCTCACAGCCAGATGCCATTTATATCCCTATTCTTCCCATTCTAGATCTCCCCCTGCCCTTTTTGAGAGTGACTCTGCGGGCCCCTCTGGGTCCGTACCCACTTCTAACAATGGACGGATTTCCACCGCCTCCGGCCTGGCCATTTCCTGTTCTCTTCCAGGGTGTgagaggttgagggaggaggggGCTTCAGCGCCAAGGGGAACAGAAAGGTGCCTGGAAACAGTTGGGGTATGGGACTTATGGGACAGGACACTTGGGGCTCTGGAGTgctgcctgggaggcagaatgtTTTATCCTTGAGGGCAGATACAGGGGCTATAGGGAAATGAGAACTTGTT contains:
- the TMEM219 gene encoding insulin-like growth factor-binding protein 3 receptor isoform X1, whose translation is MGNCQAGHNLHLCLAHHPPLVCATLILLLLGLSGLGLGSFLLTHRTGLRSPDIPQDWVSFLRSFGQLTLCPRNGTVTGKWRGSHVVGLLTTLNFGDSPERNKTRIFQATVLGSQMGLKGSYAGQLVLITARVTTERTAGTCLYFSAVPGILPSSQPPISCSEEGAGNATLSPRMGEECVSVWSHEGLVLTKLLTSEELALCGSRLLVLGSFLLLFCGLLCCVTAMCFHPRRESHWSRTRL
- the LOC116271248 gene encoding uncharacterized protein LOC116271248; the encoded protein is MRCSSVHRQSWDRVPGSSPCKPSPSPRLLRPGVRVAGRARTGARRLLVSQAAAVRGEGGAESFAAPPPLARRPYRACALPPESFSYSRKREGRERRPGREWGLSPSDPGVRGAVRPDVLGVGPQSVAEDLGLRLLGPKFPGFALRFSDTRVSVLIVQISGTRVPISLNLGLCFIEFQISGSGPCVHQYPGFIPQAFKYRIQSPSRSNIRGSDPAIRNPEFGSCRPRGGGGLDREVRLGCHPLPSRGGFPGPPLRKGESRGRGGKGKGLLAPLPTWQSRWRTPGGSGGAGAP